TAGGAAATTAAATACTCAGTGGAGATCTCACTTGACTAAAGTAATGGAGAAAAtagtacaaaaatatttaaaatgcaatCCAAAGAAGATGCTGTAAAATGTTCCTGCTACTAAGAAAGTATTCCCCACAAAATCTTCTGTAGCATCAAAGTCACATTAAGAAGCTGATCcatttttccagctttgtgTCACAATGCCTTGTCCTCCACAGAGGACACTTTCTTAGACAAAGAACCATGGTGCCACATAGGTCAGTGAAGTGATCCAGATAATTTTAACTCTTGGGGGGAAAAACTCACAACAAAAAACTATATTTTTTCATTGCCAGCAGAGAAAATGCTCATGGAATTCTACTCGGCAGTTGGTGAAAATTATCTCAGTTACATGAATCAGGAATAGGCTTAGAAACTGGCATAAGCATTGAACCTATACAATGTTTCCAAAGTTGGCTTCCCAATTTAAATTATACTTCTTTCATGTTTTACACTCAATCATCAGTAGTTTATATCAAAATAATGGGTTTTGTGGATGAAGTTAAAGACAGTGAGTGAATTCTGACTGTAAATGTTTTTATGCCTAATGTACACTTACCTGACCAAATTTTAATACATTTAATAAATTTTCTAAGACTTTGGACTGTGGAAATGCAAATAACCTGCTACAAGTATACTGAAACCTAAGACTTGTTGCAAAAGAGATGCTGTTGTTCGAGTGCAGAGCACAGAACCAGCAGGGCCTatgttttctgtttgaaaacaaaaccacttgTGTTAAAACTAAAAAGTTTTGAGTGGAAACTCAGACCACTAGACTTTACATTGAAATGGATCTATTTCCACACTGGGAACTTGGCTGACACAGGTTTTTCTCAGTCTCATTCTTTCAAGTTTAGCACTACCTACTTAATTTTTCACTGCAACTCCTCTGCTTTGTCCCTTCCCAAAACCCCAGTTTTGACAGTGACAGCGTCCAGCAGCTCGGCCTCTCCATGTTgacagctgctctctgctcatcggccagcactggctgcagcactgATGATGTGTTTGCCAGGTGCTTTTTCAAGTCCCGCCTGCTCTGACAAAGTACAATGGATCTATTTTTGCCTGCCCTGTCTAGCCCTAGCCTTATGAAGGTCTGGGACAGTTTCTGCACCTTGCCTGCTCACCGTAGTGGCAGCAGTAAAGTTCTGCCAACACCCACAGTAGGCCAACCAAAGGTATTCCTCGGGCTGGTGCAGAACCAGGAGAAGGCACTGGGACAAGATGGAGAGGTGGAGCGGACACATGGATGAGATGATAGGAACACATTCCTTGCTGGCCTGCCAGGGTTGGGAAAAGCCAGGAGAGACAAGACTGTCAAGCTGTCCCCTTGCCATCGCCCGCAGTCTGCACGGGGTGAGATGTCACCTGCCCTGCCCCTTGGTTCTTGATCCGGGCAGCTCTGGACTCCTCACTGCCGAGTCTTGGTAACTTTTCTTACCACACATCTGTGTGAAATAAGGGATTGTCAGTAGACATTTCTATTATATAGAGGCTTTTCTCCCTATCCTGAAGTTCCTTGTATCTTGCCGACCTTCACGTGTAGGCAGTAAGCAATTGTTATACGAATCTAGACAGTGCAGACTGGAAGCCAAACGGCAGCAGACACCCTCAGCGGCCGCACGGAAGGCCCGCAGGCGGATCCCGCCGCTGCTTCCGGTTCCGTCGATGTCGCCAAGGGCGGCCGGGCGTGAGGCGgggcggcggaggcggcggccCGCCCCAAGATGGCGGAGTATGTGCAGGTGCTGAAGCGGGCGCTGAAGCACATCGGCGGCCACGGCGGCGCCCGCGGCgccatcctgcagctgctcaggtaACGCGGCACcggcgcgggcggcggggcctCCCCGCTGCGCCATCGCCGCCCCGCGGGTCACCTTGAGGGGCGGCCGGGCGGGGCTGGGCGTGAGGGGGCGCTGCCCGAGCCGGGCGGTGCGGGGGCCGGGCAGGCCTCGGGGCGagcccgctccgctccgccccGCGCTCCGGCGAGGGCGGCGTGTCCCGGTCGGCAGCGggtgctgggctcagagcagtccccaggcagggcccGCGGCTGTGTTCTCTTCCTGAGGCACCTCGCAGGGTTCCTGGATGCTGAGCTGCCCGGGCCGGCTGTCCTGGTGTCCGGCCCCAGTCCTGTTGGCACAGCCGTGTCTCTGCGGTAGCTGCACTCAGTGCGTCTGTGTACACCATCGTGCTCTTTCCTCTGGGTCACCTCAGGCTGGCAGTGGCTTTCTTGAACAGTACAAATCGAAAAGCCGTGCGTCTGCTGAAATCCCGTGGTCTAAAGCAAGGGAATTACTTCATCTGCCTTACTGGCTCTATTTCTTCTAATTTGCTTCAAACTGCAGATCGCATCTGCTCTTTGGCAGTGGATTGGCACCGCTGACCTATGCTCAGCTTTGGATGCCCTCCAGCCCCAGCGGCGTTTAGTGCAAAATAAGTCGCAGCATTTGTTTCCATTAATGTCTGAGTACTTTATTCCCCAGCTACAGAACCTTGCACTTGTCCACATTAAATTTTCTCCTGGTTATTTTTACCCTTACTCACATCTCATCTCTTTCTTGTGACAAGTGTTTTCAGTTGTGATACAGCATGCTTGAAGCTGCTCCCAAATAGGAGCATCAGGTTTTTCATTCAGATCCTTGATGAAATCAAGGGTGGAAGTCTAAATGTGTGTGATCCAAATTCAGCAGTGTCAGTAACCTATGTTATCTTTGTAGTTAGTCCTGGAAAAGTATTAGGATGTGTCCAGTAAATGTTTTAGGCCTGACCACATACTAAAACGCCTTTTTTTAATCAACATTGGGAAGTCAGGAATATGGGATAGGGGTGATTTGCAAATACAAAATTTCCTGCTATATATTAAGGGCTTTCTTATCTTAGAACAAACAAGCCAAGCTTTCTGAGCCTTCTTGAAGGCTTCCCCCTGTCCATACACATCATAATGgccctttttctgtttttcttgtgGCTTAAATTGATCTGTTTTGAAGAGTTAAAGATAATATTTTACACAGGTGCTGATCAGGCCTCATCAGTATTTTCATACAATGGCTTTAGTTGCTGTTGAGCAGTAAAACAATTCATGATTTCCCTGGCTAGTGCTTTACTGCTATCATAATGACTGTTGTCTGTCACACACCtacccccctccctccctcagcttGTTTCCTCCACTTTGGTTTCCTTCTCAGGCTGTAGCCATTACTCTGACAGTTCTCAAGAagaaatggagctggggaaatgAAAGTGTGGAAGAGTTTGAGTGTTAGCTGTCATCAGAGTGTCTCTTCCTAAgcacagctgaaaaaaatgtCTCCTCAGAGATCTTTTGTGAGTCTGAGATCACAGGCTGTGTTCACAGCTTTCTGCCACACTGCAGAAGAGGGCAGGCAACATTGGAGGCAGTGCTGTCCTTATTTTCCTCCAGAAGACTGAAGTTAGTGTGCCAGGTGGGGAGGCACAGCTGATCCTCATAACCACACCAACCACaaacagctgctgcctcctgctcacCTTTCAAGCCATTAAATCATCCCTCCCAGCTCAAGGGACAGGTTTGGTGTTTAAAGGAAGAGTTATCAAGGTGTTCTTTCTTGCAGTGGTTGATTTTAAGAAGTTACCACTGGTAACTGGAAAATAATTATTACCCGAGTCAGGAGACTCTTTCTctgaatttccctgcttttctctATATGTTGTCCACTGAAGCAGCTGCAAAAGATTTCTATACTATGAAGTCAAATTACTAAGAGCCTTTGTGGCTGGAAACGTTCTCCTTACTTAAAATTCAGTGAAATTGGTTGGAAAATATTCTCAGGAGGCCATAAATACCTCTTAGTGTCTGATATTGGTATCCAGGGCATGAAGTCAGGACAAGGGCATAAGAACACTTGCAaggaagggagagcagcagtggAATGGCCCTTCTTTTCCAAAGCTGGGAACTCAGGCTTGTATAGTTGAGCCAGAGATCTTTGAGTGTTTCAGATGAATGTGTCAGAGAATTTTCTGCCTGCCACCACAGAAGTTTAAAATGAGTACTTGCTGGAATGATTGTCAATTTCACACACCCTGGgagaaaagacaacaaaaaaactTCATCTGAGTACATTCTTCCTCTCACTTGGGATTGAGTTGAGAGTGTGCATAATACTACAAACAACTAAAACCTTAGAAAAGAAACTTTTCCCTATCTAATGCTGCCTGGGATGAATATCAgtaaaaaggaaagcaaaattgCAAATATATAGGGAGAAGAGCACTTTGATTAATTTTAAGGTTTTATTACTAGAATGTAAATCATAGGCTCAGTTTAATGATTGATTTCTACAATAATGTTAAATTATGTTCTCTGTAAAGAATTGAAACTCGTATATGACTTATCTGTAATATACATATCATATACGACTTAACTCGTATATGACTTGTCAGTGTAAGTCTCACAGAGTTGCAGGGTGAATGCATGGATCTTTCACAATTATACAAAAGCAAGAAAGTAACAATTAGAATTTAGGGTTTAGCATGTGTTTCCTTGGCAAGCAGCTTCAATATGGCCTGAAATATTATTACTATGCCTCTCTTGGAGGTTACTGCCCACACAGACATGTGAGGTCTCTTGTGCTGCTTCAGTGCTGAGCACTTGCAATGGCAATTCAGGCTGAAAGAGTAGCTGCTAGTAGTTGAGAGGGATGGTAGCATTTCCTACTAAGTGGATTAAGGTGTGCCTCGGGGACTCCCACAGTATTTAGGGGTTTGTGGGTGTTAAATTGTTACCTTGTAGAGTTGCTTTATATTTTACTATAATGAGCTGTTAAATAAGTGAGAGTCCCCAAAAGCCTTTATGTATGGCTTTTGTTATTCTGTCAGTGGGCTGCATGTTAGTTGCAGGAATTGGTGATTGATTTGCAATCCATAAGCTTGaatagtttttttaaaaaatatctttgcATACATGTGTACAGATTTTTACTAACTGTGAAGTAACCTCTGTAACAATTTCATTCTGAGAAGACACCAACTGAAACTGTTGTTTTGATAATTCACAGGGTCAATGATTTGAAGACTGGTAATCTGATAGGAATTGACAAATATGGAAACAAATACTATGAAGACAAAAGAAACTTCTTTGGTACGTGTGCTAATGTGAACacctcccagccagctgtgcAGCTCCCACATAGCTTGTGTGCTTTCTGCTAGTGAAATGCAACTTGTTGCCTGCCTGACTTCCCTGCCCTTGTCTTGTGTGAGTCTTATACTTGCAGAAATGCTTTGACAGCTTCTGTTTCTCTGTTGCATCCCTCATTTGCAAACACAGTCTATCTGAAACAAAGAATATGGGATAAATATAAGCCAGTCATATGGTCTCTGTGTAGGTAAAGCCACATGATAATGTGATTGAGAGTTGAATTTGATCCTTGACCTACAGGCTGGTAGTTTAACAGGTGGAGAAAGAAGGAGAACTACCTTTAAAATTGCTTCACAGCTTTACTCATACACGATCACTTCAGGGCAAAGAGCACAGGTTGGCTTAAACTTATTATTACCTTAAGTATAGGGATTTGAAATCAAGCTTCTAGAGGACTTAAAAAGGCAGCACCTAAAGCAAAACAGGTGACACATAAGCAATGATACACTGGTCAGGCCAAGCTAACTGCTGACTGTAGGTTAACTTGGAGTGTAACCAGGGAAAGCACTTGCTGGTTAACATTGCTTGGTAGTTTTGTGTACCTGAAATTTAGTTTAGTCTTAGGTTATCAGTGGCAAAGTCCTTTTGGAAAAGACTCCTCataacagaaggaaaaaaaccccaaacctgttTCTCTGCCTGAAAATTTGATAAGTTCTTATTTCCCATTATTTATATAATAGCCAATATTTCCTGCCTTGTGAGAGTTAGATTCAGTCATGTAAAACTACAGTAACagtggaaatacagaaaacttggaaaaataaaagctgtgctGGTTTAAAAATAAGTGCCCATTATGGTAGATACTATCACTCAAAATGTTTTCCCTTGGTTTTCCTGAATGCTCTCCTTTATAAgcaaataatttattcttttgAGCTAATATgatatttctgtttgtttacTTAAGGTCGGCACAGATGGGTTGTATATACTGAGGAAATGAATGGGAAAAATACCTTCTGGGAAGTTGATGGAAGCATGGTGCCCCCTGAATGGTAAACTGTTTAGCTTAATAGTGTGAACACATACCAATTGTGTAATTGctttatattttcttatattaCAAAGCAGAAGGTGGAAAAAAAGTTTTCACTGTTGTAGCTGTCTTGCTATGAGCAGAAGATTTCAGACTCATTATTTCTAATATTGAACTGCATTCATGTTTATTGCTCGCTGTCCTGGCAGAGGCACTCACTGCTTTTTGGACTGAGAAAAGCATTTTGCCAGCCAGATTGAGCAGGTCAAAACagtctttaattttctttattactTGTGATTCCTGGTTAATGGTAAGAAGTAAAATATTTGTTATTTCCATCATAAGCAAGAACATCAGGAACATATGGCAATGGTGGAACAACCCACAGCTACTAACAACATAATTGTTTCAATTTATATACACTGATGTGGTAGTAAACATTAAAGTGCCAGGATGCTCCATATGTTGACTGCTACTTGACTATAATTTTTAttgaggttttgttttcttttcatgcaTTTCAGTAATAATTCTGTACAGCTTTGAGTTCCAGAAGGTCTCTGGCCACAGCTGTTgactctttttttgttttcctagaAAACTCACACCACGTAAAGTAACAGTGCATACTAGTAAAAACAATCTCTGTGTAATTCTTGAGGAACAGGAATAGCTCTTCAGCCACAAAGAGCAGAAGGTGACATCAAAGGAGAAGTGTTTGGGTAGACTGAGCAAACActggtttttattattcctgtGACAAATGTTCTGTGTCAAGGCTGGGATTGATCATAAAATCCCCTAAACTGTAGCTCTCACTGGAACATTTGAGGAGTGTGTGGGTAGACTCTCTAGCTGGTCAATTTTGTTTCAAGCTCTCCCAGCCATATATTATGTTTAATGTGGTTAATGcttttttctgtcttatttGGTAAGAACTGAATGCCATTGTTTTTGGAAGTGATACTAGAATCTTGCAACACCAGGATGTTCATGCCTTGCTCTCTGCATAACTGTTGTTTGGTTCTGGTTGTTGTGCACTATTAGACTGTGCTGGGTTTTaagattttctttattttgaggcacaggttttgtttcttttgggatttatttatttttttttcctttgcttgtgtTTATGGAATATTTGTCGCCTTTTTACAGACCTCAGTAAAGGGTTTCTTCCTGAGAATCAAAGTGATGTTTCAAGGGTTAAGTAGCTTGTTTACTTCACAGAAATTAATGAGGTAGAAAAACTTGTTTTCCTATCAATGtggaaaaaattcctttaagAGAAGCAGTAaagatttcattattttcaagACTGGTGAGCGTAATGAGGCACAAAAGGGTGAACAGTCTTGTGTTCTAAGGTATTTTTGTCAGGAAACCTAGTTGTGCAATACCAGTCAGGTTtgtggatttgggtttttttttggggcaGGGGGGATAAGGAGGGGGATGGTGTTTCTTGCTGATAAATTTGTATGTCCCATGATAACATGTGTTCATTCTTATGTAGGAATCCTAGTTTGGTGACACATCTAAATCACTGATGTGTATTTCCATAcagaaatctttaaaaatagaaatattttcactgGGAATAAATGCTGTCTCttaagactttttaaaaatttttatctGGTGCTATACTGCCTTAAATTTTTAATATGGCATAGTCTGAATTGAGACTGACAATATTTTCTACAAGCTGCTGTCAGTGTAACACTAAAGTAGTGCAACAGGTAGTGAGTGGTTATTTTGGACCCAAAAATTTGTTGGAGATAAATTAAACTGTGTGAAAATACTTACAAAGAAAGTAATTAATCCATAGTATAATAGTATGATACATGTTTGTCATCCTTGGCTCAGCTGGGAAGTATTTAAAGTactgctgttagaggtgggtGTGATCTGAATGCTTCTTCTAAACACTGATGTTTTTACTCCGGAATTCAGTTAATTCAGCTCAGTTCTGTGAGTATGCTGTTGTATCCTCTTCTTGCAGTAAGTTCTGTGCCTTCAGGGTTGCAGAATGTGAATGATTGTTCAAGTACAATCAAGTGAATCTCATgcaaaaaaaagcattttggtATGTTGCAAAGTTCTGGAAACGTCTGGAAGAAAATGCAACCCTTTACCCTTTTCTctcagatatgagaaaaaggaaACCACCTTGTATGTGATAACATCTTGTAATACCATTTTAGGAGCTACTGAGTATTTTCAGTGTTCTGAAATAATTGATGTAATGTCTTCTGACAGCGGATCTACTGAAATGGTACAGTCTAAAGGAAATCAGAGTGTTGTTTTGACATATGTCTGCTCTCCAGGGAATCGAGACTGTTGCTTTTAAGAAGTGTTTCCACACTAGAATATGTAGGCTTGTAGTTTATTCTGGTTTAGTTGCTATTTCACTTCTTTTTTActctgggttttctttttttttttttttggtctctaAAATCCAGATGTTGGTATCTACTTTGTTGGAGACAAGTAAATTAGactgttaaaaaatttctttaataCTTGCCTTTGGAATGATGAATATTAAGCTTCTTGTAAAGCTTTACAAGATATTTTGACTTCCTTTTTTCTCCACACAAATTAATCTTTTTCACTTTTAGACAGTGAGAGAAACCAAGTACTTATTTTGTCTTTTACTAGTCAGTGTTGTTTGCAGGAACTCAGTGCTTCCATTTTTGAGCACACTGATGGGGTGTGCTCTGTGAATGTATAAACAATAGAAGTTAAATCCGTTTATAGCAATGCCTGTGGGGACTCTGCTTAGTGTTTTCATGGATGTCTCCATTGCAGCATCACTAATCCTTGGCCTATGTTTAAGCTATTTGTTTATTGTATTTCTGGTGTAATGTACTTTGGTTTGCATTTTGGCCAAATACTTTGAACAAACAAATTGACAACTGGTGCAAGTGTACATActagttaaaaataaattgctcTTTCAGTATGATCCTGTAGGAAAAGAAGAGCTGTAATTTGAGAATAGTTTTTCCTTTTGTAGGGACACTACATTTTGCCAGGACTGTCCTGTGTATTTGTAGTGTCTGTCCTTTGAGGTTTATATTCATATGACCCAAATCTGACATCTTTGgaaggagctccaggagtgtttaCCTCATATAGTGAAGAATTGCAAATTTACCTTCAGTTTAATAGTCTGCATCCTCTTTAGTTGATCTGACAGGGAGAAAGGTAGCACCTCACACTTGAAGTGCCAGCACACTAGAAAATGTAAGGAAATGTGCAATTTCCTGTAAAAAGGCTGCTTTTCAAGTTTGCcttcaaggaaaacaaaacagaaagattgaacagaaaaagaagggaTTGGAAAAATTTCCATCCTTCTAGTAGCTTCACAATAAATTTGTGGGGGTTATTGCTCAATTAAATGCTAATTTGGTGTTTTCAGGTAAATTGGATGGCATCTCATTGCCATGGTGCAGTAACTTGCATGAGAAATTAATCTCCCATGGTAAACAAATAAACACATTTGTtatccctttttccttctctgccctATGACCTGAACCCACCTGTTAATTTCTCTTGTCTCATTGCAGCATGGCTAACGTGTGGCAAAAAGGGGATGTTAACAAGTTGGCAAACATGGtgagctggcacaggctgtgcctgaaCCTTGCAGATGCACATATGGTAGTGGCTGCTGAGTTTGTGTAGCACCAGTTCTTGTTTGACAGCTTGTACATCACGTAATTGGCTCCACTCCCTTGTAGCTTCAGTTAGAAATCTACTTGCTTTTGAATATTTGTTaaaactttgggaaaaattctACATAGTCTTGAGAGCTTTTGAAGATACTTTGAGGTGTCTTTAGTCCATTTATGCAAGAAAAAGTGCAAAGGTTTGCTGGCCTCAGTCTGCTTCCTAGTGAGTGTTCACTGATTCAGGAAGCTGCTCCAGACTCTTCAGAGCTGCTTGCATCCTCCTGAtttttctgtgctctgtgcaagTTGTCTGCTTCTTTGTAGGTTTTTAGTCATTAATTGCTTTTGAATCTTTTTTTCCACGATGGGTTTATAGGCAGAGTTTATATAGAAAGAAATCTGGCCATCTGCCGGATGTCATATCTCTTTATTCACGCTGTTCAGTCTAGTGCATGAAAAGCTTTTCTTGAGCATCTGGGGGTAGAGTCTGAGATTTCAGAGCTTCAAATGATTCTTTGAGGCAGGTGTCAAGGGGAAAGTCTTCCCAAAATAAAGTTTTCAAGATTTTAAGTGGAAAGTGGGAGCTTTTGTTTAGGAGAACAGACTCTGCAAACCGGAATGCTTTTGTAAGTCACATGTTGTGCTTTTAAAGGGAATCTTTTGTGACCAGGTTAAGCCCTGAAACTCCTAAATATAAGCATAATTCATAGTGGATTGATAGTCTAAACAAACTTTTAAAATCTCTTCATGTTTTTCAATACCTGTGACTGTACTGGCATGTCTTGTCAGtgagcaattttatttttactttccaGTGAGAAAATATGATTCAAGGATTGGTTTTGCTGATCTGTTTAAATTTAGGCTTGGTTTCATGTTGATGTTATAGAAATCCAGAACATCTTAAACCCAAAGATACTAATTACTCAAAAATGCTgtatgttaaaatattttattgactTAGTCTTTAGAAGCTGCAAAGCAATAGTTTAAATGGCAGGTGAAGCTACTCTGTTAAATGCTATTGTGAAACCTTTCTGATGTTTCAAGGAATGAATGTGTGACAAGCACACTTGTAAATGACAGAAATAGCAGACATCACACAAGCTTGGAATATAGCTGATTTTAGCTGAGCATTAATACAGTTCTAGTGCTGTGCTTGCTCCAGCCTGTCATTCAGGGCCTTTGTAATGGAATTCTGATAAGTCTTTGTCCATCCTGGTGGTGTGCATGGCTCTTGGGGAGCATGAGGATGGTGAGGTGTGATGACAGTGCCTAAATAGGGATTTGTGTGCAGGATCCTTATCCTCTGTTACCAGAAGCATCACTAGGTGAACATGTGTGTGCTCTGAGTTGCccgtgtcatggtttaaccccagccagaccccaagccccaggcagctgcttgTTCACTCCCCCTCCAGTGGGActggggagagaatcagaagggaAAAGGCTAGAAAACTCACAGGTTGAGATAAGCACAGGTCAACAGGGAAAGCAGAAATTGCACAcaggcaaagcaaaacaagaattCATTCACTGCTTCCCGTGGGcgggcaggtgttcagccacctCCAGGAGAACAAGGCTCCATCACGCATATTGGTGACTTGGGAAGATAAATATCATCAGTCCAAACATCCCCTTCtacctccttcttccccctaCTTTATATCCTGATCATGATGCCACGTGGTACAGAACATTCCTTTGGGCACTTGGGGTcgcctgtcctggctgtgtctcctcccaatGTCCCATACACCCCAAGTCTCCCTGACAGCATGGcagaacaaaaagcagaaaaggccttggctctgtgtgagcattgctcagcagtaacaaaaacatctctgtgttatcagtcctgtgttcagcacaaatccaaaacacagccccataccagccaCTGTGAGGAAAATTACCTCAGCCCAAAGCAGCACAGTCACATAAGAGTTAAATTTACTGTATTCATATCCCCTGCACATTGCAATAAGAgccttcatttttattttaaaaaagcaaattaactCTGCCCTGGCCAAAGCCAGCATATGTTACAGTAAGCAGTTTTGAAATTGGGGCTCCTCTGGAGTGATACTGCAAAGCATTTTGAAATGCAGTCCTTGAATCAGTAAGAAGAATGGACTGTTCTTTTGCCCTCTCATGCCACAAACTCTGTTTCTGTGTCAGCAATGGAGAGCTTGTTGGATGTGAGCACAGGATCCCTCCTCTGTCAAGTTAGcttttctgcagtgtttctgCCAACCTTGATGCAGGCTGTCACAAGACTCGTGATACCTGAGGTGATGTGAAGCACAGTAGTCCACAGAATTATTCTGACAGGTGAGAATCAGGCAAGAGAGTTCACCCAAGGTGAGAGCTTTGTGTGGTGTGGCCAGGGCATTTCAGAGGCTGCTTAAAAAATACCAGGGTTAAAATTGAGCAACATCTAATCCTGTATCATCAGACCACATTGTGATTAGTAGTGCTATGGGCCCACCTTTTTCCAGACAGAAATTGTTAGccatttatcttttttttagtAAAAGCAGTGTGAAGTGTTCACTTTGAATGAGACCAGATTTACaaaggagagcagagagaggaaGAGCATTATACATGTGTGTAACTTCCAAAGTGGATCATTTTTCCCACAGGAAGTTGTTCTTTGCCTCTAAATACAGTTTTTTCTTCTTAGTTTTAAACAATCTTATGGTTCTATCTTATTTTATATTGAAGCCAGTTTCCTGGCAGCCCTTAGTCCTACAATATGTGGCTttagtttgggggttttgtttggtttttactTCTAGAAAAAGAACTTTAGGCtgacacttttttttaaagtgaaattttTGTACTGAAGTTATAGCCAaagttgtgatttttttttttttaaatatatgtcAAGAAGCAATTTGAAAAGATTATCAACCTTCTGTAGAGCTCTTTGGATTTAGAATATACTTGTCAGTCTATTTCTCACCAGTTTTAtcatggttttgttttgctgtatAAATGAAGTGTGCTGGATTTGTTGCTAAGGGCTGAAGATGCAATTTTTAGGTTTTCTAATAGAACTAGAAAAGAGGACTTCATATTTTTAGGTCAAGTCTTTGCAAAAGCTGATTAGCAGAAATCTCCTTAATTCTACCTCAGTAAAAAAATACATAAGCTTGCAAAAATGTCATAACCTTACTTTTGTCGTAACTACACACAGTATGAAGTACATGTAAACTGACAGataattaaaatgtaattcATATTTGAAAGTTTCTTCAGGCACTGAAATAGGAAAGGGATGAAATCAATTCAGTTGGTCCCTGCTGCAGTGTTTCAGTAAATTGTTAGGGA
This Agelaius phoeniceus isolate bAgePho1 chromosome 5, bAgePho1.hap1, whole genome shotgun sequence DNA region includes the following protein-coding sequences:
- the NDUFA12 gene encoding NADH dehydrogenase [ubiquinone] 1 alpha subcomplex subunit 12, coding for MAEYVQVLKRALKHIGGHGGARGAILQLLRVNDLKTGNLIGIDKYGNKYYEDKRNFFGRHRWVVYTEEMNGKNTFWEVDGSMVPPEWHRWLHSMTDDPPTTHPPVPRKFIWENHKFNVSGTPEQYVPYSTTRKKIHEWIPPKPASK